The Anastrepha ludens isolate Willacy chromosome 2, idAnaLude1.1, whole genome shotgun sequence genome contains a region encoding:
- the LOC128855430 gene encoding structural maintenance of chromosomes protein 1A, with amino-acid sequence MTEDEELPVEATTSTPKDDVYFLQYIEMENFKSYRGHVIVGPLKKFTAVIGPNGSGKSNFMDAISFVMGEKTSSLRVKRLNDLIHGSSIGKPVSRSCYVTAKFLINDVQQMDFQRAVIGGSSEYRINGENVTSSAYLCKLEKMGINVKAKNFLVFQGAVENIAMKTPKERTALFEEISGSGLLKEDYNRLKQEMNLAEEETQFTYQKKKGMAAERKEAKHEKMEAERYARLKNEYNEKQVEYQLFRLFHVENDIKKLNQDLETKQQDVKAVEARKEQADEVLREKKKDAGKFSRDLAKIEQEIREFETQMNKKRPLYIKAKEKVTHCQKKLASLQKTLETAREADNAHQQDIRKLEKQLADVETLKKRFEDDIENESQRRGKSVTMEEGLVQEYDRLKQQAEATATQYRSQLDSVNREQKSDQDMLDGEGNRKASVEESLKKLTLQREEAVKRRDKLMDHIKSSQAALEEQNRIKDELRRDVGCSKEKIAEKQRELENVRDQLGDAKSDKHEDAHRKKKQEVVELFKQQVPGVYDRMINMCQPTHKRYNVAVTKVLGKYMEAIIVDTEKTARHCIQILKEGRLEVETFLPLDYLQVKPLKERLRNITEPRNVKLVFDVLKFEPPEIERAVLFATNNALVCETPEDAMKVAYEIDRTRYDALALDGTFYQKSGILSGGSHDLARKAKRWDEKHMAQLKMQKDKLNEELKELVKKSRKQSELATVESQIKGLENRLKYSMVDLESSKKSINQFDNQLKMVQSQLDEFGPKISEIERRMTKREEHIQEIKENMNNVEDKVFAAFCKRLGVKNIRQYEERELVMQQERARKRAEFEQQIDAVNTQLDFEKQKDTKKNLERWERSVQDEEDALEGMKAAEKRYLKEIDEDKEKMEKLKQGKQAKKQAADDMEEDISKARRDVSNLAKEIHNLGSQISTIEAKIETKKNERHNILMQAKMDCIPIPLLRGSLDDAVRQGDSETNTTSTSLILERENQIEVNYSSLPREICKLKDDSSFKKMNDQLQKDLQAKLDVLERIQTPNMKAMQKLTLVTEKIQSTNEEFENARRKAKKAKSAFEKVKNERSEKFIQCCNHISDAIDGIYKSLARNEAAQAYLGPDNPEEPYLDGINYNCVAPGKRFQPMSNLSGGEKTIAALALLFSIHSYQPAPFFVLDEIDAALDNTNIGKVASYIRDHTNNLQTIVISLKEEFYGHADALVGITPAEGDCLISNVYLFDLSVFDDK; translated from the exons CGAGCAGTTATTGGCGGTTCATCCGAATATCGTATCAATGGGGAG AACGTAACGAGCAGTGCCTACTTATGTAAACTTGAAAAGATGGGTATAAACGTAAAAGCAAAaaactttttggtttttcaaGGCGCTGTAGAGAATATCGCAatgaaaacaccaaaagaaCGCACGGCGTTGTTTGAGGAGATCAGCGG TTCTGGGCTGCTTAAAGAGGATTACAATCGTTTGAAACAAGAAATGAATTTGGCCGAGGAGGAAACACAATTTACGTATCAGAAAAAGAAAGGCATGGCTGCTGAACGTAAAGAAGCGAAGCACGAGAAGATGGAAGCGGAGCGCTATGCACGCTTAAAGAATGAATAT AATGAGAAACAGGTGGAGTATCAGCTATTTCGGCTCTTTCACGTGGAGAAcgatattaaaaagttaaatcaaGACTTGGAGACCAAACAGCAGGATGTTAAGGCAGTTGAAGCACGCAAGGAGCAAGCGGATGAAGTGTTACGCGAGAAAAAGAAAGATGCGGGAAAGTTTTCACGCGATTTGGCAAAAATTGAGCAAGAAATACGTGAATTTGAAACGCAAATGAACAAAAAGCGTCCACTGTATATTAAAGCTAAGGAAAAGGTGACACATTGCCAGAAGAAGTTGGCATCGCTACAGAAAACACTGGAGACGGCACGCGAGGCAGATAATGCACATCAACAGGATATACGCAAGCTGGAAAAGCAGCTAGCAGATgtggaaacattaaaaaaacgtTTCGAGGACGACATCGAAAATGAGTCGCAGCGTCGCGGCAAAAGCGTAACAATGGAAGAGGGTCTGGTGCAAGAGTATGATCGTCTCAAGCAACAAGCGGAGGCTACCGCCACGCAATATCGTTCACAATTAGATTCTGTTAATCGTGAACAGAAATCAGATCAGGATATGTTAGATGGTGAAGGCAATCGCAAAGCTTCTGTCGAAGAGTCGCTAAAGAAATTGACACTACAGCGCGAAGAAGCGGTAAAACGTCGTGATAAGCTAATGGATCACATAAAATCGTCGCAagccgctttggaggagcaaaATCGCATTAAAGATGAACTGCGACGCGATGTGGGCTGTTCCAAGGAGAAGATTGCTGAAAAACAACGCGAACTGGAAAATGTGCGCGATCAATTGGGTGATGCGAAGAGTGACAAGCACGAAGATGCGCATCGCAAAAAGAAGCAAGAAGTAGTCGAGTTATTTAAACAGCAGGTGCCGGGTGTG tatgatCGTATGATAAACATGTGCCAGCCGACGCACAAACGTTACAATGTAGCAGTGACGAAGGTGTTGGGCAAATATATGGAGGCCATAATTGTTGATACGGAAAAGACCGCAAGACACTGCATTCAG ATATTAAAAGAGGGCAGGTTGGAAGTGGAAACATTTCTGCCGCTAGACTACTTGCAAGTAAAGCCACTTAAAGAGCGTTTGCG TAATATCACTGAACCGCGCAACGTCAAACTCGTATTCGACGTACTTAAATTTGAACCCCCAGAAATAGAGCGCGCAGTACTATTCGCTACTAACAATGCATTGGTTTGTGAGACACCCGAGGATGCTATGAAAGTGGCTTACGAAATCGACCGCACACGCTATGATGCACTTGCGTTGGATGGCACCTTCTACCAGAAGTCTGGCATTCTCTCTGGTGGTAGCCATGATCTGGCGCGCAAAGCCAAGCGTTGGGATGAAAAGCATATGGCACAgttgaaaatgcaaaaagacAAATTAAACGAGGAGCTGAAAGAGTTGGTAAAGAAATCGCGCAAACAAAGTGAACTGGCAACGGTTGAATCACAAATTAAG GGGTTGGAAAATCGTCTCAAGTACAGTATGGTAGATCTGGAATCTTCgaaaaaatcaatcaatcagTTCGATAATCAATTGAAGATGGTGCAGAGCCAATTAGATGAATTTGGC CCTAAAATCAGTGAAATTGAACGACGTATGACGAAACGTGAGGAGCATATTCAAGAAATTAAGGAGAATATGAACAATGTTGAAGATAAGGTGTTCGCCGCGTTCTGCAAACGATTGGGCGTAAAGAATATACGACAGTACGAGGAGCGTGAGCTTGTTATGCAGCAGGAGCGTGCGCGAAAACGTGCAGAATTTGAGCAGCAAATTGATGCAGTCAATACGCAATTAGACTTTGAGAAGCAAAAGGATACTAAAA AAAATTTGGAGCGGTGGGAGCGTAGTGTACAAGATGAAGAGGACGCACTTGAGGGTATGAAAGCAGCTGAAAAACGATATCTTAAAGAAATCGATGAAGACAAGGAGAAGATGGAGAAACTCAAACAGGGCAAGCAGGCGAAAAAACAAGCTGCTGACGACATGGAAGAGGATATTTCCAAAGCTAGACGTGATGTGTCGAATTTGGCCAAGGAAATACACAATTTGGGCAGTCAGATATCAACCATAGAAGcgaaaattgaaacgaaaaagaaTGAACGTCACAATATATTGATGCAGGCAAAG ATGGATTGCATACCTATACCGCTGCTCAGAGGATCCCTCGACGATGCTGTGCGCCAAGGCGATTCTGAAACGAATACCACCTCTACTTCACTCATTTTAGAGCGTGAAAATCA AATTGAAGTCAATTACAGCAGTTTGCCGCGCGAAATATGCAAACTGAAAGATGACTCGTCTTTCAAGAAAATGAACGATCAATTGCAAAAAGATTTGCAGGCGAAACTAGACGTACTCGAACGCATACAAACACCCAATATGAAGGCAATGCAGAAATTAACGCTTGTCACTGAAAAAATACAATCCACCAATGAGGAGTTCGAGAATGCACGTCGCAAAGCGAAAAAGGCGAAGTCTGCTTTtgagaaagtgaaaaatgaGCGTTCCGAGAAATTCATACAGTGCTGCAATCACATATCCGATGCAATTGATGGCATCTACAAGAGCTTGGCGCGCAATGAAGCTGCACAAGCATATTTGGGCCCCGATAATCCGGAAGAACCATATTTGGATGGCATCAATTATAATTGCGTGGCGCCGGGCAAACGTTTCCAGCCCATGAGCAATTTGAGTGGCGGTGAGAAAACAATTGCTGCTTTAGCATTGCTCTTCTCCATACACAG CTATCAACCAGCGCCGTTTTTTGTGCTCGACGAAATTGATGCAGCGCTGGACAATACCAATATTGGCAAGGTGGCCTCCTACATACGCGATCACACAAATAATTTGCAGACCATTGTTATTTCGTTGAAGGAGGAATTCTATGGACATGCTGATGCTTTGGTGGGCATAACACCTGCG gAGGGCGACTGTTTGATATCGAATGTTTACTTATTCGATCTGAGCGTTTTCGATGACAAGTAG